CGGTGAGCGTGCCCATCTACCAGACCTCGACCTACGCGCAGAGCGCGCCCGGCGAGCACAAGGGCTACGAGTACTCGCGCACGGACAACCCCACGCGCACGGCGCTCCAGGCCGCGCTCGCCAGCCTCGAGGGCGGCGCCCACTGCCGTGTCTTCGCCTCCGGAATGGCGGCGACCGACGCGGTGATCCGCCTGCTGCCGGTGGGCAGCCACATCATCTGCTGCGACGATCTCTACGGCGGCAGCTACCGGCTCTTCGACAAGGTGCTCGCGCCGCAGGGCTACGCCTTCGACTTCGTCGATCTCACGGATCCTGCCGCGCTGGAGGCCGCCCTCCGCCCCGAGACGCGGCTGCTCTGGCTCGAGACGCCGACCAATCCGCTGCTCAAGGTGCTCGACCTGGCCGCGCTCGCCGAGCGCTGCCGCGCGCGCGGCGCACTGGTCGCGGTCGACAACACCTTCCTCTCGCCGATCCTGCAGAACCCACTCGCCTTGGGCGCGGACCTGGTCGTGCATTCGACGACGAAGTACATCAACGGGCACGCGGACGTGGTCGGCGGCGCGGTGATCGTCAGCGACGCCGCGCTCGACGCGCGGCTCGGCTTCCTCCAGAACGCGGCCGGCGCCGTGCCCGGCCCGCTCGACTGCTACCTCACGCTGCGCGGGGTGAAGACGCTCGCCCTGCGCATGCGCCAGCACGAGGCCGGCGCGCGCGCGGTGGCCGAGTTCCTCCTGCGCCAGCCGCGCGTGGAGCGCGTGTTCTGGCCGGGGCTGCCCTCGCACCCGGGGCACGCGGTGGCCGCGCGGCAGGCGCGCGGCTTCGGCGGCATGATCTCCTTCGTCCTCGCGGGCGGGCTGCCCGCGGCGCGCCGCTTTCTCGGCGCGCTCTCGCTCTTCACCCTGGCCGAGAGCCTGGGCGGCGTCGAGAGCCTGATCGAGCACCCGGCGATCATGACCCACGCCAGCGTCGAGCCGGCGATCCGCGAGCGCCTGGGCATCACGGACGGGCTGCTGCGTCTCTCGGTGGGCATCGAGCACCCCGAGGACCTCATCGCCGATCTCGCCGCCGGCCTCGCCGCGCTGGACGGGAGCGGCGCATGAGCGGGCCGCCGCTTGCCGCCGGCGAGCTGGCGCGCTACGCGCGACATCTCACCCTACCCGAGGTGGGGGAGGCCGGCCAGCGGCGGCTGAAGGGCGCCAGCGCGCTCGTGGTCGGCGCGGGCGGTCTCGGCTCGCCGGCCGCGCTCTACCTGGCGGCCGCGGGCCTGGGACGGCTCGTGATCGCCGATGGCGACCTCGTCGAGCTGAGCAACCTGCAGCGGCAGATCCTGCACGGCACGGCGGCGCTGGGTCGGCCGAAGGTCGAGTCCGCCCGGGCGCGGCTCGCCGACCTCAATCCCGAGATCCGCGTCGAGGCCCGCGCCGAGCGCCTGAGCGCGGCCAACGCCCGCGCCTGGGCGCGCGAGGTGGACGTCGTCCTCGACGGCTCGGACTCCTTCGCCACGCGCTACCTCGTGAGCGACGCCTGCGGCCTCGAGGACCGGCCCTGGGTCTACGGCAGCATCTTCCGCTTCGAGGGGCAGCTCTCCCTGTTCCACGCCGGGCGCGGGCCCTGCTATCGCTGCGTCTTTCCCGTGCCGCCGCCCGCGGGCGCCATCCCCAGCTGCGCCGAGGGCGGCGTGCTCGGCGTGCTGCCCGGCATCGTCGGCAGCCTCCAGGCGGCGGAGGCGCTGAAGCTCCTCTTGGGCGCCGGCGAGTCGCTGCTCGGGCGCCTGCTGCTCGTCGACGCGCTGGCGATGCGCTTCCACGAGTTCCGCCTCACGCGCGACTCGGACTGCGCGCTCTGCGGCGAGCGGCCCCGGATCCGGGAGGTCCTGGCGACGGCCGAGCCGGCCTGCGCCCCGGCGGCGCCGAGGGACGCCGAGGCCGGCGCCGCCGTCGCCCAGATCGAGCCGCGCCAGCTGGCGGCGCGCCTGGCCGCGGGCGAACGGCCCCTGCTCCTCGACGTGCGCGAGGACTTCGAGTGGCGGCTTTGCCGTCTCGAGGGCGCGCTGCTCGTTCCCCTCGACCAGCTGCCCGGGCGCCTGACGGAGCTCGACCCCGCGCGCGAGACGGTGGTCTACTGCCACACCGGCGTGCGCAGCCTCTACGCCGCCGAGTACCTGCGCCGGCAGGGCTGGCGCCGCGTCGGCAATCTGCTCGGCGGCATCCACCGCTGGGCGCTGGAGGTGGATTCCAGCCTGCCCACCTACTGAAGCTTGCGGCCGGTCGCCCTGCCGGATTTCCGCCCCTGCCGCGAGGGGCAGATGACGGTTTGGTCATTCGCGACGGACGAGCTTCATCGGCGAGGCTGCTGGGCGTAGAATCCTGGGTGAAGGAAGGAAGGCGGGGCATGCGCGTCTTGCTCATCGAGGATGACGAGAAGCTGGCCGGTTTCCTGCGCAAGGGGCTCCGGGAGGAGGGCTTCACGCTGGCCCATGCCGCGGACGGCGAAGAGGGCCTGCACCTGGCCCTCGCCGAGCGCTTCGACGCGGCGATCGTGGACATCATGCTGCCCAGTCTGGACGGGCTGGCCATCATCGACGAGCTGCGCCGCCAGCGCCTGCGCCTGCCGGTGCTCATCCTGAGCGCGAAGCGGTCCGTGGACGAGCGCGTCCAGGGCCTGCGTGCCGGTGGCGACGACTACTTGACCAAACCCTTCGCCTTCTCGGAGCTGGTCGCGCGCCTGCAAGCCCTGATCCGGCGGGCGCAGGTGAGCGGCGAGACGACC
This sequence is a window from bacterium. Protein-coding genes within it:
- a CDS encoding response regulator transcription factor, whose protein sequence is MRVLLIEDDEKLAGFLRKGLREEGFTLAHAADGEEGLHLALAERFDAAIVDIMLPSLDGLAIIDELRRQRLRLPVLILSAKRSVDERVQGLRAGGDDYLTKPFAFSELVARLQALIRRAQVSGETTRLVVGGLQIDLARRAVTREGRKIDLPPREFALLAYLARNAGRVVSKTMIMEQVWDYNFDPQTNVVESRMCRLRDKVDRGFARPLLYTVRGVGYVLRDDA
- a CDS encoding cystathionine gamma-synthase; the encoded protein is MNPSREARRLRLETLAVHGGQRPDPLTGAVSVPIYQTSTYAQSAPGEHKGYEYSRTDNPTRTALQAALASLEGGAHCRVFASGMAATDAVIRLLPVGSHIICCDDLYGGSYRLFDKVLAPQGYAFDFVDLTDPAALEAALRPETRLLWLETPTNPLLKVLDLAALAERCRARGALVAVDNTFLSPILQNPLALGADLVVHSTTKYINGHADVVGGAVIVSDAALDARLGFLQNAAGAVPGPLDCYLTLRGVKTLALRMRQHEAGARAVAEFLLRQPRVERVFWPGLPSHPGHAVAARQARGFGGMISFVLAGGLPAARRFLGALSLFTLAESLGGVESLIEHPAIMTHASVEPAIRERLGITDGLLRLSVGIEHPEDLIADLAAGLAALDGSGA
- the moeB gene encoding molybdopterin-synthase adenylyltransferase MoeB, with amino-acid sequence MSGPPLAAGELARYARHLTLPEVGEAGQRRLKGASALVVGAGGLGSPAALYLAAAGLGRLVIADGDLVELSNLQRQILHGTAALGRPKVESARARLADLNPEIRVEARAERLSAANARAWAREVDVVLDGSDSFATRYLVSDACGLEDRPWVYGSIFRFEGQLSLFHAGRGPCYRCVFPVPPPAGAIPSCAEGGVLGVLPGIVGSLQAAEALKLLLGAGESLLGRLLLVDALAMRFHEFRLTRDSDCALCGERPRIREVLATAEPACAPAAPRDAEAGAAVAQIEPRQLAARLAAGERPLLLDVREDFEWRLCRLEGALLVPLDQLPGRLTELDPARETVVYCHTGVRSLYAAEYLRRQGWRRVGNLLGGIHRWALEVDSSLPTY